The proteins below are encoded in one region of Roseateles sp. XES5:
- a CDS encoding ribbon-helix-helix protein, CopG family: protein MNRQPQPVKEKVAAHRARQIAAGRQLVNTYLPEELIELIDKTKEAEGVRGRTPIIEQALRFYFEQKQRA from the coding sequence ATGAATAGGCAACCACAACCAGTCAAAGAGAAGGTCGCAGCCCATCGGGCACGTCAGATCGCGGCCGGTCGTCAGTTGGTCAACACCTATCTTCCGGAAGAATTGATCGAGCTAATCGACAAGACCAAGGAAGCCGAGGGGGTGCGAGGTCGCACACCCATCATAGAGCAAGCGTTGAGGTTTTATTTCGAGCAGAAGCAGAGGGCATGA
- a CDS encoding recombinase family protein: protein MTSQLDSDAARVFIGYARVSTRGQNLDQQRAALGAAGCVRIFEEKASGAKRDRPALARMLDHLRAGDVVTITRLDRLARSTGDLLAISERIKAAGAGLRSLAEPWADTTTPAGRMVLTVFAGIADFERSLIVERTSAGRIAAKARGVRFGPSPALSAEQIAHARQLISQENKPVAEVARLLGVHRATLYRALGESASN, encoded by the coding sequence ATGACCAGCCAACTGGATTCCGACGCCGCCCGCGTGTTCATCGGCTATGCTCGCGTCTCGACGCGCGGCCAGAACCTCGACCAGCAGCGGGCCGCCCTGGGCGCTGCGGGCTGCGTCCGCATCTTTGAAGAAAAGGCGTCCGGAGCGAAGCGCGATCGGCCCGCGCTGGCGCGGATGCTCGACCATCTACGAGCCGGCGATGTGGTGACGATCACCAGGCTAGACCGCCTCGCCCGATCGACCGGCGACCTTCTGGCGATCTCGGAGCGGATCAAGGCGGCCGGCGCTGGCCTGCGCTCGCTGGCCGAGCCGTGGGCCGACACGACGACGCCAGCCGGGCGCATGGTGTTGACCGTGTTTGCCGGCATCGCGGATTTCGAGCGTAGTTTGATCGTGGAGCGAACGAGCGCCGGCCGGATCGCGGCGAAGGCGCGGGGCGTGCGGTTCGGCCCCTCCCCTGCCCTGTCAGCCGAGCAGATCGCACACGCGCGCCAACTCATCAGTCAGGAGAATAAGCCGGTTGCTGAGGTTGCCCGGCTCTTGGGCGTGCATCGCGCCACGCTCTACCGGGCGCTTGGTGAGTCGGCCTCAAATTGA
- a CDS encoding PAS domain-containing methyl-accepting chemotaxis protein, which produces MLGLGAGTDAKAVLEAMSKSQAIIEFKPDGTIITANENFCHAIGYQLSEIVGQHHRMFIEQAEAASPEYREFWAKLARGEFDRRQYKRIGKGGKEIWIEASYNPVLRGDKVYKVVKFATDITERQLKSAEDAGKLNAISRAQAVIEFTPKGEILTANENFLSTLGYQLSDVQGKHHAMFCEQDYVNSEGYRQFWSRLATGEFISDEFLRIGRGGKRVYIQASYNPIFDMNGKVFKVVKFATDVTQRVDNVNHLANVLTALSDGNLTVKLETPFLPSLEKLRVDFNGAVAKLRGTLQTISENAGAIAAASQQIQSASNDLSKRTEQQAASVEETAAALEEITTTVADSSHRAQEAGQLVRRTKDSAERSGDVVGQAVEAMGKIEKSAGEIANIIGVIDEIAFQTNLLALNAGVEAARAGDAGKGFAVVAQEVRELAQRSAKAAKEIKGLIDASNAHVQSGVALVGTTGKALQEIVAQVVQVDTNVGAIVEASKEQATGLKEINTAVNTMDQGTQQNAAMVEETTAAAHSLANEADQLFQLLGQFNIGSGGGTHRATKASAPSKPVSAVRQMTARVSQAFNGNAALKAESWEEF; this is translated from the coding sequence ATGCTTGGATTGGGTGCAGGTACCGACGCGAAAGCGGTTCTGGAGGCGATGAGCAAGTCGCAGGCAATTATTGAATTCAAGCCTGACGGGACGATCATCACGGCGAACGAGAACTTCTGCCACGCCATCGGCTACCAGCTATCGGAAATCGTCGGCCAGCATCACCGTATGTTCATCGAGCAGGCGGAAGCCGCCTCGCCGGAATACAGGGAGTTCTGGGCCAAACTTGCGCGTGGCGAATTCGACCGGCGCCAGTACAAGCGCATCGGCAAGGGCGGCAAGGAAATCTGGATCGAAGCGTCCTACAATCCGGTCTTGCGTGGCGACAAGGTCTACAAGGTCGTGAAGTTCGCGACCGATATTACCGAGCGGCAACTGAAGAGCGCGGAAGACGCTGGGAAGCTGAATGCGATTTCCCGCGCGCAGGCCGTTATCGAGTTCACGCCGAAGGGCGAGATCCTGACGGCGAACGAAAACTTCCTCAGCACGCTCGGCTATCAACTTTCGGACGTACAGGGCAAGCACCACGCCATGTTCTGCGAGCAGGACTACGTGAACAGCGAGGGATATCGGCAGTTCTGGAGCAGGCTGGCCACAGGTGAGTTCATCTCGGACGAATTCCTGCGCATCGGCCGGGGCGGCAAGCGGGTTTATATCCAGGCTTCCTACAACCCCATTTTCGACATGAACGGAAAAGTCTTCAAAGTCGTCAAGTTCGCCACGGACGTGACGCAGCGGGTGGACAACGTCAACCATCTGGCCAATGTGCTGACCGCACTCTCGGACGGCAATCTGACGGTGAAGCTGGAAACACCGTTCTTGCCGAGCCTGGAAAAGCTGCGGGTGGACTTCAACGGAGCAGTGGCGAAACTGCGCGGCACGTTGCAGACCATCTCGGAAAATGCCGGAGCGATTGCGGCTGCCTCCCAGCAGATCCAGTCCGCATCGAACGATCTGTCCAAGCGGACGGAGCAGCAGGCGGCCTCCGTGGAAGAAACCGCCGCAGCCCTTGAGGAAATCACGACGACGGTCGCCGATTCCAGCCATCGGGCACAGGAAGCCGGTCAACTGGTGCGCCGGACGAAGGACAGTGCCGAGCGTTCCGGCGATGTCGTGGGTCAGGCCGTGGAGGCGATGGGCAAGATCGAGAAGTCCGCAGGCGAGATTGCCAACATCATCGGTGTAATCGACGAGATCGCCTTCCAGACCAACCTTCTGGCGCTGAATGCCGGTGTCGAGGCGGCGCGAGCCGGCGACGCGGGCAAGGGCTTTGCGGTCGTTGCACAAGAGGTGCGTGAACTTGCCCAGCGCTCCGCCAAGGCGGCCAAAGAAATCAAGGGCCTGATTGATGCGTCAAACGCCCATGTACAGAGCGGCGTGGCGCTCGTCGGTACGACGGGCAAGGCGTTGCAGGAAATCGTAGCACAGGTCGTGCAGGTTGACACCAATGTCGGCGCCATCGTCGAGGCCTCCAAGGAGCAGGCCACCGGCCTCAAGGAAATCAACACGGCGGTCAACACCATGGATCAGGGCACGCAGCAGAATGCGGCCATGGTGGAGGAAACCACAGCCGCTGCCCACAGCCTCGCGAACGAAGCCGACCAGCTCTTCCAGTTGCTCGGCCAGTTCAATATCGGTTCGGGTGGCGGCACGCATCGCGCTACCAAAGCCTCAGCGCCTTCGAAGCCTGTCTCGGCAGTCCGTCAGATGACGGCCAGAGTCAGCCAGGCCTTTAACGGCAACGCCGCCCTGAAGGCCGAGAGCTGGGAGGAGTTCTGA
- a CDS encoding HD-GYP domain-containing protein — MRLHELRVGMFVEELENPPQRTDDRFSPFLISTPSEIAGLMRFKVMSVVINVQKGLDIHHRTPQAAPFNRQAVEADLLSNFSRQDVETARQSIEDTKPDIQSVLAEARIRGGFAAKAASEAVERIMASAMHNAGALIGVAKLKASDQVTYLHSLAVSALMITFGRNLGLDENDVRLLGIGGLVHDLGKMTLPRSILMKSGKLTAEETGIMQTHPQRGYQLISKVEDTPQEVLDICLFHHEKIDGAGYPRRLVGTQIPYFARIAAICDVYDALTTIRPYKRALSQGEAIDLMIASEGHFDRELLSAFLSKMIINGTIH; from the coding sequence ATCCGGCTTCACGAATTGCGGGTGGGAATGTTTGTCGAGGAACTGGAGAACCCGCCCCAGCGCACGGACGATCGGTTCAGCCCATTCTTGATTTCAACACCCTCAGAGATCGCTGGGCTGATGCGCTTCAAGGTTATGAGCGTTGTCATCAACGTTCAAAAGGGCCTCGATATCCATCACCGGACACCGCAGGCAGCCCCCTTCAACCGACAAGCTGTCGAGGCTGACCTTCTTTCAAATTTCTCGCGGCAGGACGTCGAGACAGCAAGACAATCCATCGAGGACACAAAGCCGGATATCCAAAGTGTATTGGCGGAAGCCAGAATCAGGGGCGGGTTTGCCGCCAAGGCGGCAAGTGAGGCCGTTGAACGGATCATGGCATCGGCGATGCACAACGCGGGCGCGCTCATCGGGGTCGCCAAGCTAAAGGCCAGTGACCAAGTAACGTATCTTCATTCACTCGCCGTAAGCGCGCTGATGATCACCTTCGGCCGAAATCTGGGGCTCGATGAAAATGATGTGCGGCTTCTTGGAATTGGCGGTCTAGTCCATGATCTCGGCAAAATGACGCTGCCACGCTCCATACTGATGAAGTCCGGGAAGCTGACGGCCGAGGAAACAGGGATTATGCAGACACACCCACAGCGCGGCTATCAGTTAATCTCCAAGGTCGAGGACACCCCGCAAGAAGTGCTCGATATTTGCCTCTTTCATCACGAGAAAATCGATGGGGCAGGCTATCCACGCCGTTTGGTCGGAACGCAGATTCCGTACTTCGCGCGGATCGCCGCCATTTGTGATGTCTATGATGCCCTCACAACGATCCGGCCTTACAAGAGAGCGCTATCGCAAGGAGAGGCGATCGATCTGATGATCGCCTCCGAAGGGCATTTCGATCGTGAACTTCTGTCAGCCTTCTTATCGAAGATGATAATCAACGGCACAATTCATTAG
- a CDS encoding DUF6118 family protein, which produces MTELDDDRDEFGPNGSADDAGDPAAAFDALRETVESLAGDLTREMTTIRKGVEAAFEEFDRQGPAQDYKPELAQIVQQLAHFGERLQGVEQSPILRQGAQHYATALERSGDGLVRTAVQQLERQASDLERISSVLASHNRQAFHRKDQDFRMWMAGIIGVFAGILLILLLPRFLPFSADSRVASLVMGNDRINAAYAMINSVDPLGVKKLQWGAGFYEASGGEISACLEKARQTGKDQKCTITVPVPAQE; this is translated from the coding sequence ATGACGGAACTGGACGACGACAGGGACGAATTTGGGCCGAACGGATCGGCCGACGACGCCGGCGACCCGGCCGCCGCCTTCGATGCGCTACGGGAAACGGTCGAAAGTCTCGCCGGTGATCTCACGCGGGAAATGACCACCATCCGCAAGGGCGTGGAAGCCGCCTTTGAAGAATTTGACCGGCAGGGGCCGGCGCAGGACTACAAGCCGGAACTGGCGCAGATCGTGCAGCAGCTCGCCCATTTTGGGGAGCGCCTGCAGGGCGTCGAGCAGTCACCCATTCTCCGGCAGGGGGCGCAGCACTATGCGACGGCGCTCGAGCGCAGCGGCGACGGTCTGGTGAGGACCGCCGTGCAGCAGCTCGAGCGCCAGGCGTCTGACCTCGAGCGCATCAGCAGCGTTCTTGCCTCCCATAACAGACAAGCCTTTCATCGGAAGGATCAGGATTTCCGTATGTGGATGGCCGGCATTATCGGGGTGTTCGCCGGAATATTGCTGATTTTGCTGTTGCCGCGCTTCCTGCCCTTCTCGGCCGACAGCCGCGTTGCGAGCCTTGTCATGGGTAACGACCGCATCAACGCGGCCTATGCCATGATCAATTCCGTCGATCCTCTTGGCGTCAAGAAGCTGCAATGGGGTGCGGGGTTCTATGAGGCCAGCGGCGGGGAGATTTCCGCGTGCCTGGAGAAAGCCAGGCAGACGGGGAAGGATCAGAAATGCACGATCACCGTGCCAGTGCCAGCTCAGGAATAG